The Brassica oleracea var. oleracea cultivar TO1000 chromosome C7, BOL, whole genome shotgun sequence sequence TCACTGCTCGATCATACGCTTCTTGACTCTGCGCAAATCCACACCTTTCACACAAAGCCATAGACTTCAGCAACAAACACACATATTGCAACGTCAAGAAGAATACAATTACCTGTAAACGCCGTTGTTAACTTTAGGGTACACAATCTGATTCCAAGTTTCAATCTTTCCTTTCAATTCTGGTGGCGTGAGATCCAAGCTAGGGTTTTTGGCGAGTTCGTTTAGACCCGAATTGAAGAACTCGATGATATCGTAGCTTTCGTTACAGACAACATCTTTCTTCCTTGAATCCCACAACATCGGAACTGTGCATCTCCCCTCGTAACCACCGGTTCTCGTTTTGTACACTTCCTTCAGATTCCTACACCGGTTCGCCTTATCCAAACCCGGGACAAGTTTATCCTTATCCCTTATCGGGATATTGTTATCCTTGAACTCCCACGAGCCGTCTTGACCCGGGGATGCGACTGAGACCGATACGGCGTCGTCTAAGCCCTTGAGAGCTCGCACGATTAGCGTTCGGTGAGCCCAGGGGCAAGGAAGACCGACGTAGAGATGGAGCTCCGAAGAAGCGGCGGAAGGGAATTGGGTCGGGTTGAGGCGGAATTGGGAAGTGGGTCGGGTGTATGACCCGGATGAGTCTGATGGAGCGAGCTGGGTCATCATGAGATGCCAGACGGTGGACCAGGCTGTTCGAGCGGTGGAGATGAGTAGACCCGGAGGGAGAGATGGGCCCCAGAGTAGCTTTGTGGCGGAGGTGAAGATGCTCGTCGTGGTCGTGGTCGTGGTGGGTTTTCGTGGCTGGTTGGACATTCTAACGCTGAAGCGGCGTGGCGTAGTTGTGTGAGACGGAAAGGTTAATTGCGCCGATGCACAGCAAACGGACATGACTGAGCTTCCTTGTTCGGAACAATGCAAAACGTTGGTCTCTCGGCGAGACAAAGACAGACGAGCGACTCTAAACGTTGCGTTTGTAAAAGAAAGTAGGCCCGGTTTGACCAAAAGGATATCAGGCCCATTTACGTTTTTCGGCCATGATGATATAAAGTTTTGTTTTGTTTCTAATACAAAATACGTATATATATAGAAATACTAATATTTCAATTTAAAGTTTGCGAGTATAAAATGAGATAATAGTGATTTTTTTTTAAAACCAATACATTAGATTTTTTAAAAAAATATATATAAACGCTTAGGCCATGATTGGCCCGGACTCTTAGGGTGGAGTTCTTAGTTTCGGCTATGAACCAT is a genomic window containing:
- the LOC106306032 gene encoding glutathionyl-hydroquinone reductase YqjG; protein product: MSVCCASAQLTFPSHTTTPRRFSVRMSNQPRKPTTTTTTTSIFTSATKLLWGPSLPPGLLISTARTAWSTVWHLMMTQLAPSDSSGSYTRPTSQFRLNPTQFPSAASSELHLYVGLPCPWAHRTLIVRALKGLDDAVSVSVASPGQDGSWEFKDNNIPIRDKDKLVPGLDKANRCRNLKEVYKTRTGGYEGRCTVPMLWDSRKKDVVCNESYDIIEFFNSGLNELAKNPSLDLTPPELKGKIETWNQIVYPKVNNGVYRCGFAQSQEAYDRAVNEVFSTLDEIEDHLGSNRYLCGERLTLADVCLFTTLIRFDPVYYILFKCTKKKLVEYPNLYGYLRDIYQIPGVAATCDIPAIMDGYYKTLFPLNASGIQPAISLSGDQDSLLIPHNRDSVGIAVEAQHAV